The genomic segment AACGGTCGGCAATGGTGTTCGGAAACGGATAGCCACCCCAGTTGCGGCTGGCCAGGACCTTCTGCACGGCGCGTTCCTCCTCCCGGCCGTAGATGGGCCAGTCGGAAAACGGTCTTTTTCGGACGGGCTTGCCTCCGGTGATCGCCAGTTTTCCCATCGTCTGCTCCTTATCTCTGAACGTGGACCACGTTCGAATAGGCCGATTCGCCCGCGCCGTTCACCGCGCGCACGCGGTAGGAAACAACTGAATCCGCAGGCGCCGAAGCGTCATCATATTGCGAAGCCGTGGAAGATAGTTTGGCAATGCTCGCCCACGCTCCGTCACCGGTGCGCCGCTCGACGACGACTCCGGAGGGGTTCCCGCCATGGACTTCCCACACCAGGTTCACGGCGCTGCCTGAAACTTTGGCTTCGAGCGAGCTGGGCGCTTCC from the Terriglobia bacterium genome contains:
- a CDS encoding fibronectin type III domain-containing protein; the encoded protein is WKTGTTDTLESVPVRDSVMAITDASYFDWTILPEAPSSLEAKVSGSAVNLVWEVHGGNPSGVVVERRTGDGAWASIAKLSSTASQYDDASAPADSVVSYRVRAVNGAGESAYSNVVHVQR